In Actinomyces radicidentis, one genomic interval encodes:
- the alr gene encoding alanine racemase, which translates to MDLDALARNARVLADVAGTPWLAVVKADAYGHGIEAVATTCLAAGATWLGTAQVAEALHLRALLDARGTSRPEPGLDAVPTPDAPRLLAWLVPFLTPEQAAAPGSALRQALAAGIDLSASTPAQVEALAAAARAEGRPARVHLKADTGMSRAGAVAEDVPALAAAARRAEEEGFLDVVGLWSHLSRADEPDSGSTEEHLARFRAAEASVRAAGLTPRVRHLAATGGLLWHPDARLDLVRAGIGLYGLSPDPSVATSSELGLSPVMRLEAPLVQVKRIPAGQAVSYGGTWTAPTDRWLGLVPLGYSDGLPRAAASAGPVSVGGLRTTVVGKVCMDQVVIDLGPAADTEGEPVPAPAAPGDVAVLWGDPGAPGADPATPTADDWAAVCGTINYEIVTRLGARVPRVTAGDGLPASH; encoded by the coding sequence ATCGACCTCGACGCCCTCGCCCGCAACGCCCGCGTCCTCGCCGACGTCGCCGGCACCCCCTGGCTCGCCGTCGTCAAGGCCGACGCCTACGGCCACGGCATCGAGGCCGTCGCCACCACCTGCCTCGCCGCCGGCGCCACCTGGCTGGGCACCGCCCAGGTCGCCGAGGCCCTCCACCTGCGCGCCCTCCTCGACGCCCGCGGCACCTCCCGCCCCGAGCCCGGCCTCGACGCCGTGCCCACGCCCGACGCCCCACGTCTCCTCGCCTGGCTCGTCCCCTTCCTCACCCCCGAGCAGGCCGCCGCCCCCGGCTCCGCGCTCCGCCAGGCGCTCGCCGCGGGCATCGACCTCTCCGCCTCCACCCCCGCCCAGGTCGAGGCCCTCGCCGCCGCCGCCCGGGCGGAGGGCCGCCCCGCCCGCGTCCACCTCAAGGCCGACACCGGCATGTCCCGCGCCGGCGCCGTCGCCGAGGACGTGCCGGCCCTGGCCGCCGCCGCCCGCCGAGCCGAGGAGGAGGGCTTCCTCGACGTCGTCGGACTGTGGTCCCACCTCTCGCGCGCCGACGAGCCCGACTCCGGCTCCACCGAGGAGCACCTGGCCCGCTTCCGCGCCGCCGAGGCGTCCGTGCGCGCCGCCGGCCTCACCCCGCGCGTCCGCCACCTCGCCGCCACGGGCGGACTCCTGTGGCACCCCGACGCCCGCCTCGACCTCGTCCGCGCCGGCATCGGCCTGTACGGCCTGTCCCCGGACCCGAGCGTCGCGACCTCGTCCGAGCTCGGCCTCAGCCCCGTCATGCGCCTCGAGGCGCCCCTCGTCCAGGTCAAGCGGATCCCCGCCGGGCAGGCCGTCTCCTACGGCGGCACCTGGACCGCGCCCACCGACCGCTGGCTCGGGCTCGTGCCGCTCGGCTACTCCGACGGCCTGCCCCGCGCCGCCGCCTCCGCCGGCCCCGTCAGCGTCGGCGGCCTGCGCACCACCGTCGTCGGCAAGGTCTGCATGGACCAGGTCGTCATCGACCTCGGGCCCGCCGCCGACACCGAGGGAGAGCCCGTGCCCGCCCCGGCCGCCCCCGGCGACGTCGCCGTCCTGTGGGGCGACCCGGGCGCTCCCGGCGCCGACCCCGCCACACCCACCGCGGACGACTGGGCCGCCGTCTGCGGCACCATCAACTACGAGATCGTCACCCGTCTCGGTGCCCGCGTCCCGCGCGTCACCGCCGGCGACGGGCTCCCCGCGAGCCACTGA
- the tsaE gene encoding tRNA (adenosine(37)-N6)-threonylcarbamoyltransferase complex ATPase subunit type 1 TsaE, which yields MSQNQDTTNRVVIETTDADGTRALGERLAALLRAGDLVMLSGGLGAGKTTLAQGVGAAMDVRGRVSSPTFIIARVHPALGDGPDLIHVDAYRLNTLEEIDALDLDSSLDESVTLVEWGDDKVEGLSQDRLEIDVTRPHGGLVDDGGTAEPGVTDLDGVDDGRRTVTVTALGPRWAEIDLSVLDS from the coding sequence GTGAGCCAGAACCAGGACACCACCAACCGCGTCGTCATCGAGACGACCGACGCCGACGGCACCCGCGCCCTCGGCGAGCGCCTCGCCGCCCTCCTGCGCGCCGGCGACCTCGTCATGCTCTCGGGCGGCCTCGGCGCCGGCAAGACGACCCTCGCCCAGGGCGTCGGCGCCGCCATGGACGTGCGCGGCCGCGTCTCCAGCCCCACCTTCATCATCGCCCGCGTCCACCCCGCGCTCGGCGACGGCCCCGACCTCATCCACGTCGACGCCTACCGCCTCAACACCCTCGAGGAGATCGACGCCCTCGACCTCGACTCGTCCCTCGACGAGTCCGTCACCCTCGTCGAGTGGGGCGATGACAAGGTCGAGGGGCTCTCCCAGGACCGCCTCGAGATCGACGTCACCCGCCCCCACGGCGGCCTCGTCGACGACGGCGGGACCGCCGAGCCCGGCGTCACCGACCTCGACGGCGTCGACGACGGCCGACGCACCGTCACCGTCACCGCCCTCGGCCCGCGCTGGGCCGAGATCGACCTCAGCGTCCTCGACTCCTGA
- the tsaB gene encoding tRNA (adenosine(37)-N6)-threonylcarbamoyltransferase complex dimerization subunit type 1 TsaB — MRILSIDSSLGSQLLVCDAQSSIEGRTALEVLASAEQPDSRHHAESLGPMLAGALTEPAVAESPLDLVVGATGPAPFTGLRAGLVTARTVGRARGIDVLGVPSLDAVARLALDAVAERDGEDTAASATVLVVTDARRKEVYAARYRARGADDVERLGELAVLAPADAAGLGEADLVAGSGAVLYPEIARGREALAPVSGDARAQVRIALARRAAGDELSTEPLYLRHADAQMPTSRKRAL, encoded by the coding sequence GTGCGCATCCTCTCCATCGACTCCTCACTCGGAAGCCAGCTCCTCGTCTGCGACGCGCAGTCCTCCATCGAGGGCCGCACCGCCCTCGAGGTCCTCGCCTCCGCCGAGCAGCCCGACTCCCGTCACCACGCCGAGTCACTCGGCCCGATGCTCGCCGGCGCCCTCACCGAGCCCGCCGTCGCGGAGTCCCCCCTCGACCTCGTCGTCGGCGCCACCGGCCCCGCCCCCTTCACGGGCCTGCGCGCCGGCCTCGTCACCGCCCGCACCGTCGGCCGCGCCCGCGGGATCGACGTGCTCGGCGTCCCCAGCCTCGACGCCGTCGCCCGCCTCGCCCTCGACGCCGTCGCCGAGCGCGACGGCGAGGACACCGCCGCCTCCGCGACCGTCCTCGTCGTCACCGACGCCCGCCGCAAGGAGGTCTACGCCGCCCGCTACCGCGCCAGGGGCGCCGACGACGTCGAGCGCCTCGGCGAGCTCGCGGTCCTCGCCCCGGCCGACGCCGCCGGGCTGGGCGAGGCCGACCTCGTCGCCGGCTCCGGCGCGGTCCTCTACCCCGAGATCGCCCGGGGACGCGAGGCCCTCGCCCCCGTCTCCGGCGACGCCCGCGCCCAGGTCCGCATCGCCCTCGCGCGGCGCGCCGCGGGCGACGAGCTCTCCACCGAGCCCCTCTACCTGCGACACGCTGACGCCCAGATGCCCACGAGCCGCAAGCGCGCCCTGTGA
- a CDS encoding GNAT family N-acetyltransferase → MTAPSSALGAGGPVLRPARPDDVPELARLESELFGGEAWSEPLLVDELAAASGSGADRVYVVVEEPGEDGEPLVLGYAGAWFGDGRGSADLLTIATVPAARRRGIATAMLEHLVGLVADRGCQDVLLEVRASNEGAQRLYAAHGFEGIGTRRRYYLAPVEDALVMRRVLRAPAGPGPVGAEAL, encoded by the coding sequence GTGACCGCACCCTCCTCCGCCCTCGGGGCGGGCGGACCGGTCCTCCGGCCCGCCCGCCCCGACGACGTCCCGGAGCTCGCGCGCCTCGAGAGCGAGCTCTTCGGCGGCGAGGCCTGGAGCGAGCCGCTCCTGGTGGACGAGCTCGCCGCCGCCTCGGGGTCCGGCGCGGACCGCGTCTACGTCGTCGTCGAGGAGCCGGGGGAGGACGGGGAGCCGCTCGTCCTCGGCTACGCCGGCGCGTGGTTCGGGGACGGCCGTGGCAGCGCCGACCTCCTCACCATCGCCACCGTCCCGGCCGCCCGGCGCCGCGGGATCGCCACCGCCATGCTCGAGCACCTCGTGGGGCTCGTGGCCGACCGGGGCTGCCAGGACGTCCTCCTCGAGGTGAGGGCCTCGAACGAGGGTGCCCAGCGGCTCTACGCCGCCCACGGCTTCGAGGGCATCGGAACCCGGCGCCGCTACTACCTCGCCCCCGTCGAGGACGCCCTCGTCATGCGCCGGGTCCTGCGCGCGCCGGCAGGCCCCGGGCCCGTGGGCGCCGAGGCCCTCTGA
- a CDS encoding succinate dehydrogenase cytochrome b subunit: protein MKRLMAWSGIVFMLFLVFHAYGNTHYFEGEIAYDEYAHFLRRLLMPILPYGGFLWIMRCVLIALILLHAGSAFHLWARNKKARGTDKYAVKKPGAEYFASRYAMRTMRWGGVILLLFIIWHILQFTTLTIQAGGAYEHGRAYMNMYYGFNQWWVYLIYLVALAALCLHIWHGVWSALQTLGATRRNTVPAIRVIAFIVAFGVFIAFMIVPTAILLGWVDAPMSAAAYHQAAQAAGILTH, encoded by the coding sequence ATGAAGCGCTTGATGGCGTGGTCGGGCATCGTGTTCATGCTCTTCCTCGTCTTCCACGCCTACGGGAACACCCACTACTTCGAGGGCGAGATCGCCTACGACGAGTACGCGCACTTCCTGCGCCGGCTCCTCATGCCGATCCTCCCGTACGGCGGCTTCCTGTGGATCATGCGCTGCGTGCTCATCGCGCTGATCCTCCTGCACGCCGGCAGCGCCTTCCACCTGTGGGCCCGCAACAAGAAGGCCCGCGGCACGGACAAGTACGCGGTCAAGAAGCCCGGAGCGGAGTACTTCGCCTCCCGCTACGCCATGCGCACCATGCGCTGGGGCGGCGTCATCCTCCTGCTCTTCATCATCTGGCACATCCTCCAGTTCACCACCCTGACCATCCAGGCCGGTGGCGCCTACGAGCACGGCCGCGCGTACATGAACATGTACTACGGCTTCAACCAGTGGTGGGTCTACCTCATCTACCTCGTGGCGCTGGCCGCCCTGTGCCTGCACATCTGGCACGGCGTCTGGTCCGCCCTCCAGACCCTCGGCGCCACCCGCCGCAACACGGTCCCCGCGATCCGCGTCATCGCGTTCATCGTCGCCTTCGGCGTCTTCATCGCCTTCATGATCGTCCCGACGGCCATCCTCCTCGGCTGGGTCGACGCCCCGATGAGCGCCGCCGCCTACCACCAGGCCGCGCAGGCCGCCGGCATCCTCACGCACTGA
- a CDS encoding fumarate reductase/succinate dehydrogenase flavoprotein subunit, translating into MTDTTDLYTVGEKIADTKAPHDVPIDRRWEQRKFEAKLVNPSNRRKLEVIVVGTGLAGASAAASLGEQGYNVKSFFYQDSARRAHSIAAQGGINAAKNYRNDGDSTYRLFYDTVKGGDYRSREDNVYRLAEISANIIDQCVAQGVPFAREYGGLLDNRSFGGVQVSRTFYARGQTGQQLLIGAYQALERQVHAGTVTEFRRHEMLELIVINGKAKGIIARNMVTGEIEEHLADAVVLCTGGYGNVFFLSTNAMGCNGTAVWRAHRKGAYFANPCYTQIHPTCIPQSGDFQSKLTLMSESLRNDGRIWVPKKAEDCAKDPREIPEEDRDYYLERIYPAFGNLVPRDIASRQAKNMCDEGRGVGPAIRETSPEGTEREMRRGVYLDFSEAIGRLGKDQVSAKYGNLFEMYQRITGDDPYEVPMRIYPAVHYTMGGLWVDYDLESNLPGLYVAGEANFSDHGANRLGASALMQGLADGYFVLPNTLNDYLADALREGKPDPKAPEVAEARKSVEDRINRLMALQGTRSVDDFHMALGRIMWEYCGMERRDEGLREAIKQIRALKAEFWRDGKVTGEAMELNQSLEKAGRLLDFFELAELMCIDALHRRESCGGHFRAESQTPEGEALRHDDEFLYVAAWEWGGENQPPILHKEDLIYKDIELKQRSYK; encoded by the coding sequence ATGACTGACACCACCGACCTGTACACCGTCGGCGAGAAGATCGCCGACACCAAGGCCCCCCACGACGTGCCGATCGACCGCCGCTGGGAGCAGCGCAAGTTCGAGGCCAAGCTCGTCAACCCCTCCAACCGCCGCAAGCTCGAGGTCATCGTCGTCGGCACCGGCCTCGCCGGCGCCTCGGCCGCCGCCTCGCTCGGCGAGCAGGGCTACAACGTGAAGTCCTTCTTCTACCAGGACTCCGCCCGCCGCGCGCACTCCATCGCGGCCCAGGGCGGCATCAACGCGGCGAAAAACTACCGCAACGACGGCGACTCGACCTACCGCCTCTTCTACGACACGGTCAAGGGCGGCGACTACCGCTCCCGCGAGGACAACGTCTACCGCCTCGCCGAGATCAGCGCGAACATCATCGACCAGTGCGTCGCCCAGGGCGTCCCCTTCGCCCGCGAGTACGGCGGCCTGCTCGACAACCGCTCCTTCGGCGGCGTCCAGGTCTCCCGCACCTTCTACGCCCGCGGCCAGACCGGCCAGCAGCTCCTCATCGGCGCGTACCAGGCCCTCGAGCGCCAGGTCCACGCGGGCACCGTCACGGAGTTCCGCCGCCACGAGATGCTCGAGCTCATCGTCATCAACGGCAAGGCCAAGGGCATCATCGCCCGCAACATGGTCACCGGCGAGATCGAGGAGCACCTCGCCGACGCCGTCGTGCTGTGCACCGGCGGCTACGGCAACGTCTTCTTCCTGTCCACCAACGCCATGGGCTGCAACGGCACCGCGGTGTGGCGCGCCCACCGCAAGGGCGCCTACTTCGCCAACCCGTGCTACACGCAGATCCACCCGACCTGCATCCCGCAGTCCGGCGACTTCCAGTCCAAGCTCACCCTCATGAGCGAGTCGCTGCGCAACGACGGCCGCATCTGGGTGCCCAAGAAGGCCGAGGACTGCGCCAAGGACCCGCGCGAGATCCCCGAGGAGGACCGCGACTACTACCTCGAGCGCATCTACCCCGCCTTCGGCAACCTCGTCCCCCGCGACATCGCCTCCCGCCAGGCGAAGAACATGTGCGACGAGGGGCGCGGCGTCGGCCCCGCCATCCGCGAGACCTCGCCGGAGGGGACCGAGCGTGAGATGCGCCGCGGCGTCTACCTCGACTTCTCCGAGGCCATCGGCCGTCTCGGCAAGGACCAGGTCTCCGCCAAGTACGGCAACCTCTTCGAGATGTACCAGCGCATCACGGGCGACGACCCCTACGAGGTCCCCATGCGCATCTACCCCGCCGTCCACTACACGATGGGCGGCCTGTGGGTCGACTACGACCTCGAGTCCAACCTCCCCGGCCTGTACGTCGCCGGCGAGGCCAACTTCTCCGACCACGGGGCCAACCGCCTCGGCGCCTCCGCCCTCATGCAGGGCCTCGCCGACGGCTACTTCGTCCTGCCCAACACGCTCAACGACTACCTCGCCGACGCCCTGCGCGAGGGCAAGCCGGACCCGAAGGCCCCCGAGGTCGCCGAGGCCCGCAAGAGCGTCGAGGACCGGATCAACCGCCTCATGGCACTCCAGGGCACCCGCTCCGTGGACGACTTCCACATGGCCCTCGGGCGCATCATGTGGGAGTACTGCGGCATGGAGCGCCGCGACGAGGGCCTCCGCGAGGCCATCAAGCAGATCCGCGCGCTCAAGGCGGAGTTCTGGCGCGACGGCAAGGTGACCGGTGAGGCCATGGAGCTCAACCAGTCCCTGGAGAAGGCGGGCCGCCTGCTCGACTTCTTCGAGCTCGCCGAGCTCATGTGCATCGACGCGCTGCACCGCCGCGAGTCCTGCGGCGGGCACTTCCGCGCCGAGTCGCAGACCCCCGAGGGCGAGGCCCTGCGCCACGACGACGAGTTCCTCTACGTGGCCGCGTGGGAGTGGGGCGGCGAGAACCAGCCGCCGATCCTCCACAAGGAGGACCTCATCTACAAGGACATCGAGCTCAAGCAGCGGAGTTACAAGTGA
- a CDS encoding succinate dehydrogenase/fumarate reductase iron-sulfur subunit — MNIKLKIWRQKNRDAEGRFEEYSMSGVEEHMSFLEVLDLLNEQLFGEGKEPVAFDSDCREGICGQCGVVINGQAHGPIRSTTCQLHMRHLAEDPSFKDGSTITIEPFRSTGFPVLKDLIVDRSALDRIVQAGGYISVNTGAAPEAHAVPVQKEKADAAFEAAACIGCGACVAACPNASAMLFTAAKISHLGLLPQGQPERLPRVVSMLGQHDAEGFGGCTNIGECAAVCPKSVPLEVITRLNRDLGHAVWKGTKAHA; from the coding sequence GTGAACATCAAGCTCAAGATCTGGCGCCAGAAGAACCGCGACGCCGAGGGCCGCTTCGAGGAGTACTCGATGTCCGGCGTCGAGGAGCACATGAGCTTCCTCGAGGTCCTCGACCTGCTCAACGAGCAGCTCTTCGGCGAGGGCAAGGAGCCCGTCGCCTTCGACTCCGACTGCCGCGAGGGCATCTGCGGCCAGTGCGGCGTCGTCATCAACGGTCAGGCCCACGGTCCGATCCGCTCAACGACCTGCCAGCTGCACATGCGCCACCTGGCCGAGGACCCGTCCTTCAAGGACGGCTCCACCATCACCATCGAGCCCTTCCGCTCGACCGGCTTCCCGGTCCTCAAGGACCTCATCGTCGACCGCTCCGCCCTGGACCGCATCGTCCAGGCCGGCGGCTACATCTCGGTCAACACGGGCGCGGCCCCCGAGGCGCACGCCGTGCCCGTCCAGAAGGAGAAGGCCGACGCCGCCTTCGAGGCCGCCGCCTGCATCGGCTGCGGCGCCTGCGTCGCCGCCTGCCCCAACGCCTCCGCCATGCTCTTCACCGCCGCGAAGATCTCCCACCTCGGCCTGCTCCCGCAGGGCCAGCCGGAGCGCCTCCCGCGCGTGGTGAGCATGCTCGGCCAGCACGACGCCGAGGGCTTCGGCGGCTGCACCAACATCGGTGAGTGCGCCGCGGTGTGCCCCAAGTCCGTCCCGCTCGAGGTCATCACGCGCCTCAACCGCGACCTCGGCCACGCCGTCTGGAAGGGCACGAAGGCGCACGCCTGA
- the tsaD gene encoding tRNA (adenosine(37)-N6)-threonylcarbamoyltransferase complex transferase subunit TsaD, whose translation MSEPLILGIESTCDETGVALVRGRELLGDVVATSMDEYARFGGIIPEIASRAHLQSFVPTLDAALAKADVDLSEVDAVAVCAGPGLIGSLTVGISAAKALAASIGKPVYGVNHVIGHLAVDELVDGPLPEQFIGLIVSGGHSNILSIKDIATDVVELGGTLDDAAGEAFDKVGRLLDLPYPGGPHVDRLSQEGDRKAIRFPRGLSAAKDKDRHRYDFSFSGLKTAVARYVESLEDAGSEVPKADVCAAFSEAVNDPLTAKAVQACLDQGVGTLVVGGGYSANSRLRFLAAERCEAAGIELRLPPLRYCTDNGAQIAALGSAAVRAGVAPSPMGFAPDSGMPLDVTVVH comes from the coding sequence GTGAGCGAACCACTGATCCTCGGCATCGAGTCCACCTGCGACGAGACCGGCGTGGCGCTGGTGCGGGGCCGCGAGCTCCTCGGCGACGTCGTCGCGACCTCCATGGACGAGTACGCCCGCTTCGGGGGCATCATCCCGGAGATCGCCTCCCGCGCCCACCTCCAGTCCTTCGTGCCCACGCTCGACGCCGCCCTGGCCAAGGCCGACGTGGACCTCTCCGAGGTGGACGCCGTCGCCGTCTGCGCGGGCCCTGGCCTCATCGGCTCCCTCACTGTCGGCATCTCCGCCGCCAAGGCGCTCGCCGCCTCCATCGGCAAGCCGGTCTACGGCGTCAACCACGTCATCGGCCACCTCGCCGTCGACGAGCTCGTCGACGGCCCGCTGCCCGAGCAGTTCATCGGTCTCATCGTCTCCGGCGGCCACTCCAACATCCTGTCCATCAAGGACATCGCCACCGACGTCGTCGAGCTCGGCGGTACCCTCGACGACGCCGCCGGCGAGGCCTTCGACAAGGTCGGCCGTCTCCTGGACCTGCCCTACCCCGGCGGCCCGCACGTCGACCGACTCTCCCAGGAGGGCGACCGCAAGGCCATCCGCTTCCCGCGCGGCCTGTCCGCCGCGAAGGACAAGGACCGCCACCGTTACGACTTCTCCTTCTCCGGCCTCAAGACCGCCGTCGCCCGCTACGTCGAGTCCCTTGAGGACGCCGGCAGCGAGGTCCCCAAGGCCGACGTCTGCGCCGCCTTCTCCGAGGCCGTCAACGACCCCCTCACCGCCAAGGCCGTCCAGGCCTGCCTCGACCAGGGCGTCGGCACCCTCGTCGTCGGCGGCGGCTACTCCGCCAACTCGCGCCTGCGCTTCCTCGCCGCCGAGCGCTGCGAGGCCGCCGGCATCGAGCTGCGCCTCCCGCCGCTCAGGTACTGCACGGACAACGGCGCCCAGATCGCCGCGCTCGGCTCCGCCGCCGTCCGCGCCGGCGTCGCCCCGAGCCCCATGGGCTTCGCGCCCGACTCCGGCATGCCGCTCGACGTCACCGTCGTGCACTGA
- a CDS encoding glutamate--cysteine ligase has product MAPARLIHREPLPFARSPRSTLGVEWELQLVDRDSLDLRQCAAEILREVGPDENIHGEMMLNTVELVSGARRTVAECVEDIAHAYDRLLPVTQPLRVELASAGTHPFADPLVQKVTDSERYERLVDRTRLWGHQMLIFGTHVHVGIEDRDKALPILKALLTRTAHLQCLSASSPFWAGEDTGYADNRAMMFQQLPTAGAPHQLGTWEELEAYAGDMIHTGVIEDFTEVRWDVRPSPRLGTVEVRACDAATNLTELAGIAALTQCMVEDFSRRLDRGEELDSMPDWYVDENKWRSARYGMGAILITDSAGNEELVTDTVRRMLTELEPVAADLGCEAELAGVAATLDAGASYQRQLAAVGAAGGAHEAAVRLLLAEVRAGRPLTPSEVLSLGA; this is encoded by the coding sequence ATGGCACCGGCACGACTCATCCACCGCGAGCCCCTCCCCTTCGCACGCTCGCCGCGCTCGACCCTCGGCGTCGAGTGGGAGCTCCAGCTCGTCGACCGCGACAGCCTCGACCTGCGCCAGTGCGCCGCGGAGATCCTGCGCGAGGTCGGCCCCGACGAGAACATCCACGGCGAGATGATGCTCAACACCGTCGAGCTTGTCTCCGGGGCGCGGCGGACGGTAGCGGAGTGCGTCGAGGACATCGCGCACGCCTACGACCGGCTCCTGCCCGTGACCCAGCCGCTCCGCGTCGAGCTGGCGAGCGCCGGCACCCACCCCTTCGCCGACCCCCTCGTCCAGAAGGTGACGGACTCGGAGCGCTACGAGCGGCTCGTCGACCGCACGCGCCTGTGGGGCCACCAGATGCTCATCTTCGGCACGCACGTCCACGTCGGCATCGAGGACCGCGACAAGGCCCTGCCGATCCTCAAGGCCCTCCTCACGCGCACGGCCCACCTGCAGTGCCTGTCCGCCTCCTCCCCCTTCTGGGCGGGCGAGGACACGGGCTACGCGGACAACCGCGCCATGATGTTCCAGCAGCTGCCGACGGCGGGGGCCCCGCACCAGCTCGGCACGTGGGAGGAGCTCGAGGCCTACGCCGGCGACATGATCCACACCGGCGTCATCGAGGACTTCACGGAGGTCCGCTGGGACGTGCGGCCGTCGCCCCGCCTCGGCACGGTCGAGGTGCGCGCCTGCGACGCGGCCACCAACCTCACCGAGCTCGCCGGGATCGCCGCCCTCACGCAGTGCATGGTCGAGGACTTCTCCCGCCGCCTGGACCGCGGCGAGGAGCTCGACTCCATGCCGGACTGGTACGTCGACGAGAACAAGTGGCGCTCGGCCCGCTACGGCATGGGCGCCATCCTCATCACCGACTCCGCCGGGAACGAGGAGCTCGTGACGGACACGGTGCGCCGGATGCTCACCGAGCTCGAGCCGGTGGCCGCGGACCTGGGCTGCGAGGCCGAGCTGGCCGGGGTGGCGGCGACGCTCGACGCGGGCGCCTCCTACCAGCGGCAGCTCGCCGCGGTCGGGGCGGCGGGCGGTGCCCACGAGGCGGCCGTGCGGCTGCTCCTCGCCGAGGTCCGGGCCGGTCGCCCGCTCACGCCGAGCGAGGTCCTCTCGCTCGGCGCCTGA
- a CDS encoding class I SAM-dependent methyltransferase: MLSSLPPYEESEALTLGERLRAEGHDPALVAAALTQQRLRGRAAAKFGPFAERMLLTPDGLEQATRLVVSAHHAARFAAAGPKLAADLGCGIGGDAMALAGLGLRVLAVERDEATAALATVNLMPFPEAEVRCADAMAIDLDAEGVDAVFADPARRAGGRRITDPEQWSPALSRVLALRERVEALGVKVAPGIDHALLPADSHAQWVSVDGEVVEAGVWCGPLAPEGPGRSALCLRAGADGEARAHVLRDPSCTNPSTPPEQLEPVADAEALGSWVHEPDGAVIRAGLVGAVARRLGARPVGERIAYLTGDAPAPAELVPFVRSWRLIDVLPLRTKALRGRVRERGIGRLEIHKRGVDQSPDLLRKQVRPSGTASETWLLTRVGARGGGLARGAVLVVEDAPSA; this comes from the coding sequence CTGCTCTCCTCCCTGCCGCCCTACGAGGAGTCGGAGGCCCTGACCCTCGGGGAGAGGCTGCGCGCGGAGGGCCACGACCCGGCGCTCGTCGCGGCAGCGCTCACCCAGCAGCGCCTGCGCGGGCGCGCCGCGGCGAAGTTCGGGCCCTTCGCGGAGCGGATGCTCCTGACCCCCGACGGGCTCGAGCAGGCGACGCGCCTCGTCGTCTCCGCGCACCACGCCGCCCGCTTCGCCGCCGCCGGCCCGAAGCTCGCGGCCGATCTCGGCTGCGGGATCGGCGGCGACGCGATGGCGCTGGCGGGTCTCGGCCTGCGGGTCCTCGCCGTCGAGCGGGACGAGGCCACGGCCGCCCTCGCCACCGTCAACCTCATGCCGTTCCCCGAGGCCGAGGTGCGCTGCGCCGACGCCATGGCGATCGACCTCGACGCCGAGGGCGTCGACGCCGTCTTCGCCGACCCCGCGCGTCGCGCCGGCGGGCGCCGCATCACGGACCCCGAGCAGTGGTCCCCCGCTCTCAGCCGCGTCCTGGCGCTCCGGGAGCGCGTCGAGGCGCTCGGCGTCAAGGTCGCTCCCGGCATCGACCACGCGCTCCTGCCGGCGGACTCCCACGCGCAGTGGGTGAGCGTTGACGGCGAGGTCGTCGAGGCGGGAGTCTGGTGCGGCCCCCTCGCCCCGGAGGGGCCGGGCCGCTCCGCCCTGTGCCTGCGCGCCGGGGCCGACGGAGAGGCCCGCGCCCACGTCCTGCGCGACCCGTCCTGCACGAACCCCAGCACTCCGCCCGAGCAGCTCGAGCCCGTGGCGGACGCAGAAGCCCTCGGCAGCTGGGTCCACGAGCCCGACGGCGCCGTCATCCGCGCCGGGCTCGTCGGGGCGGTCGCAAGGCGCCTCGGAGCCAGACCCGTCGGCGAGCGCATCGCCTACCTCACCGGGGACGCGCCCGCGCCCGCGGAGCTCGTCCCCTTCGTGCGCTCGTGGCGGCTCATCGACGTCCTCCCCCTGCGCACCAAGGCGCTCCGCGGTCGCGTGCGGGAGCGCGGGATCGGACGGCTCGAGATCCACAAGCGCGGCGTCGACCAGTCCCCCGACCTGCTGCGCAAGCAGGTCCGCCCCTCGGGGACCGCCTCCGAGACCTGGCTGCTCACCCGCGTGGGAGCCCGGGGCGGCGGCCTCGCCCGGGGCGCCGTGCTCGTCGTCGAGGACGCCCCGTCGGCCTGA